In the genome of Megachile rotundata isolate GNS110a chromosome 16, iyMegRotu1, whole genome shotgun sequence, the window CTTGTTTCACCCCAAAAATAACAGAAGCAGAACTAATGTCTTCTTGTAATGATGCTCCTGCAGCTTGATAAGATTGTGCAGGATAAGCTCTTCTGTTACTAGGTTGCACAATTACTTTTACCCCTGCTCTTATTAATCTGCGAACATTTGCAGGTGCTAAAGGTGCTCTTCTTTCCCATACTGATTGATCTTCTCTTCTGATTGCTATTACTTTATCTTTCAGAGTCTGCAAAGAATACTCTTGATTAAAAATAGATAGTATTATTTTTgattcacatttttatacacttctaaataaaatgtatatatatatatatatatatatttttataatatatcttACATTGATGTAACGAACTGAAGACACAGAAGTCTGTGTTTTTAATAAAGCACAGGTTTTCCTCGTTTGAttgttgtataattttaaaatcttcataATTTTTCCATACAGTCTACCAGTTTAATTCCTGCTTCCACGAGACTGTCATGTACCGTAATGCCACATGTTCATTTGTGCTTTAAAGTAATactactgtattattgtgttagTATTGGGTCAGGGAGGTCAATGCAAAAGTTACTACATCACTGATAAACTTAACGCCGTATCGTtatcaaaattttcttttagtCATGCGATTTCTGTTATTGTAAGCGTAAACAGTTCAAATAAAAACAAATCTGAATGACTTATAAAATTGATCCATAATTATAGATctattaataatacaaataaattactacacaacagatttttaaattaatatattttatggttATGTAAACTATTTTAcatgttacataaaataaatattgcagAATATATTAGGATGATTGTACTAGttcataaaaatacataaacatatCAATTGGATTGTGTTTTTATCGACAAGtacattttattctttattgtcTGTTTAGTTGGATTAATCTTCTTCAGTATTTGAGTCATTACGTTAACTAATTGTTCGGAAGTAAGGCCAGTTTTTTTGGATTTAAACTTCTGCAAAAGTTCTGTTGTTGTCATTGGTTTACGCATGAGATAACGCCTAACAGCATCTTCAGAGATACCAGATTCACtgtaacataataaaaatatttactttctgaatatattaatttgtttacAATTAAACTGCCTATATTGAAGAAAAGATCgatttaacttttttattttataatgattAAAGAAGACATACCTGGCTCCTGGAATGTAACCAGATAGAGGTCCTAAAGTGCTCTCtatctttaatttttttgattgtgataaaTCTGGAGAACCAGAATGTTTTCTTTTCATAGGATCAGGCATTCCAGCAGGAGTAGGTGTTGCAGATCTCGAACTGTGTGCACTGTTTGATTTCTTATTATCTTTTTCTTTTACAGTATCAGATTCTGATCCTGAATCACTAGAAAAATCACTTGAAGAATCCTTTCCAGATCCAAGCTTTTTCACGTCCTTTTTTTTTGactgtttcttcttcttctttttatctTTCTTCTTATCTGTATCTTTACTTGCCTTATCCTTGTCCtgaacaatttgaaaaaataataagaaaaacaatatttaattgcaattgtatTCATTTTACCTTATCTTCTTTCTCTTTATTTTCATCGTCTTCGTCCTTATCTTCATCACCATCCTTTTTATCTGTTTGCTCTTCATCGTCCTCGTCTTCGTCTGATGCAAGCAATTTTCGTAATGCATCTTCTTCCACAACAGACTTGATTTCTTTTTGTTGTTCCAATTCTGATTCAGAATCTGAAGAATCAGAAATATAATCGCATTCCCTGCCTTCTTCATCTCCATCATCACTTTCTTCAAATGCTTCATCATCTGAAgcattcttctttttcttcttctgtgAATTAGCTAATATAACCactcattattatataattcatcgaaatgtagaataaataattatttataactgtTTATGACATCCACCTTtagctttcttcttcttcttagcatcatcttcttcttcagagtttttcttattttcatcatCATTACTATTTGAGTCATCATCATCACTATCCATCCATTCATCCATTTCAGAAATCTTtaattctttctcttttttagtTGGTTTCTTACCCTTCCCACCATCCATCATTTCCTCATCATCTGCACCTTCCTCGTCATTTCTAAGTCTTTTACGTAACATAAGTGAAAAGTAATTCATTACTTTATTCCTACGACTAAATTCT includes:
- the TfIIFalpha gene encoding transcription factor IIFalpha, giving the protein MTSPIASKVPVAPSVQEFSIRVPKNNKKKHNVMRFNATLNVDFSKWTQVKMERENNMKEYKGVEEEMPKFGAGSEFGRDAREEARRKKFGITSRKYKPEDQPWILKSGGKTGKKFKGIREGGVSENAAYYVFTHASDGAIEAFPLHEWYNFQPIQRYKALSAEEAEQEFSRRNKVMNYFSLMLRKRLRNDEEGADDEEMMDGGKGKKPTKKEKELKISEMDEWMDSDDDDSNSNDDENKKNSEEEDDAKKKKKAKANSQKKKKKNASDDEAFEESDDGDEEGRECDYISDSSDSESELEQQKEIKSVVEEDALRKLLASDEDEDDEEQTDKKDGDEDKDEDDENKEKEDKDKDKASKDTDKKKDKKKKKKQSKKKDVKKLGSGKDSSSDFSSDSGSESDTVKEKDNKKSNSAHSSRSATPTPAGMPDPMKRKHSGSPDLSQSKKLKIESTLGPLSGYIPGASESGISEDAVRRYLMRKPMTTTELLQKFKSKKTGLTSEQLVNVMTQILKKINPTKQTIKNKMYLSIKTQSN